TCCCTCACGCAAGCCTGTTGGCCTGCCAGCTCGAACTCAGACGGCCGAGAAGCTTTCTAGGATGTTGAAGCGCTTCCCGGTGAGTTCAATTACGACGCAGTAGATGAGCACAGCGCTGATTTCTGTGAGCGTAACTAGTGTGCAAGTTCGTTTTTTGTACGGCCGCTGTGCGACGATGCCCCACGATTTGCCAACATGGCCACAGCAGCCAATGCGGCGGGTATTGCCAGCACGGACACGATGCCACCAAAGCCCCAGCCAACGCTTAGCAAAATGCCGCCCACCGCAGATCCGAGGATGCTGCCGAAGCGTCCCATGCCTTGCATCCAACTAACCCCTGTGGCACGTGCCAAGGTGGGGTAGCACGCTGGTGCAAACGCATTGAGTCCAGTCTGTGCACCATTCATGAAGAACCCCGCTGCCAACATCCAAAGTGGCATTGCATCCGACGTAGCTCCAGCGCTACCCATGCCTAATACACAGATCGCTCCGCCGACATATGCTGCACCAATCACGAGACTCGGTTTCAGCTTGTCCATAACCCAGCCGGTTAACACAGCACCGACAATCCCTCCTGTCTGGAACATGGCTACGATGTTGGCGGCTTGAGAGATAGGCAGCCCAGCGTCCTTCATCAGGGTAGGCAACCACCCAGTGATTAGGTAGATCACCAACAAGCCCATGAAGTAAGTGACCCACAACGACACCGTGAGGAATCTATAGCCCGTCGAAAACAACACCCCGATCGGCTTTTGAGATTTGACTGCAGGTTCAGGTGCGAAGAACGCGGTGGACGGTTCAAATCGCGCTTGGCAGACTTTGCTCAACGTCTTGGCTATGCGCTCTGCCGAAACCCCTTGAACAAGCATGAGCCGAACTGACTCAGGCAAGTAGATTGCAAGAAATGGAAGAAGGACGAGAGGTAGCACTCCTCCGGCAACCAACACAGAGCGCCATCCCCAGTGTGGAATCATCCAACCTGCGGCAAACCCAACGACGGCAGAACCAACACCAAAGCCGATAAACATAACTGTGATCAGCAACGATCTGCGACGCTCTGGAAGGTACTCGGAGAGCAAAGTTGAAGTGTTGGGCATTGCCGCACCGAGTCCAATGCCTGTCAGAAGCCGCATGACGACCATTGATTCGACGCTCTGAGTGAATGCGGTCAGTAGACTGAACAAGCCGAATACAAACACCGAAGCCAGAAGCATGGTCTTGCGTCCAACTCGATCTGAGAGAGGCCCTGCGGCGAGCGCGCCGATGACCAATCCCACGGGGGCTGCAGTCATGACCCAGCCAAAGCCAGCTCGTGAAATGCCCCATTCATGGATGATGGAGGGTGCCAAGAATCCCATGATTGCGACGTCCATGCCGTCTGCGGCGACTATTAGGAAGCAAAGCGCCACCAACAGCCATTGCCGCGGTGCGATGCCTCGATCGTCAATGAACGCCTTAACGTTCACCGTTGTTGAAGATGCTTTCAATTTGTCTCCTTCTGCTGTCGTGCACGCGCAAGCCAGCCATACCTCACGGATGACTTTTGCGTGCGCCTCAGCGCTTCTTGTCTTAGATTCGGCTCAGCGTGCGTCAGGCACCCGCCGGGTCTGCATGAATGTTTCGAAGCTCTCACCGCGCATCGCGGCATAGACTTCCAGGTTCGTCCATTTGGAGATGCGCGCGTACTTCTCCAGTAGAAAGAAGCTGACGCCATAGCGGATCAGGCCGATCCAATCGTGTCGGCGCATCAGATCCATTTCCTCCTCGGTCAGAGCAGCCTCCTTCATCAGGTCTTCGGGGTCATCTGCGAAGCGCCCGCGCCACACGGGATCAGTGAAGCGCCAGAAGAAGCGGTTCAAGCGAAGCGCACGGTAACTTGCGCGCAGGTCGAAGGCATACGTACCTTGTAAATGCTCTGCGCCGGCCAGTTGTGGGTTGGAGGCTGTTGTCATGCCCGCTCCTCATACAAAGCTACCGTCATGGCAGTCGTGGTCGCCAAGTAATAGTTGAGGTGAAGCAGCTCGATCTTGGGTTTCATGGCTCCGCGCATTGCAAGCCACATGATTTGCTCAACGCTCTCAGCGCCTCCCAAACGCATGTAGTCGGCATGGGTCATCTTTGTCAGCGCTTCAGGATCGTGCTGCAACATATCCAGGAATTGGTGGTCCCATTCCTCATTGTTGAATCCGGTGCGCTCACCATGTACCTGGTGCGATAGACCACCCGTGCCCACGATAGCCACACGGCGCGCTCCACTGAAGCTCTCGACGGCGCGACGAACGGCTTGACCAAGCTTCCAGCAACGTGCAGCGGTTGGGAGCGGAAACTGCAGCACGTTGATCGCAATTGGGACAACGCGACCTGGCCAACCCTGCGCATGCGGCCACAAGAGCGGCAATGGCGACGCACAGCCATGGTCAAGCGGACGATCTTGGAACGTTGCAATGTCGAACTCGTCATTTACCAGCGATTCCGCGATATGCATCTGCAGATCGAGATCGCCGCGAATCGGTGGCAAGGGACGCTTCCCTGCCCCTTCGTCCGCTACCTCGAACTGCTCGCCAATCCCCACAGAGAAAGTGGGATACAGATCAAAGAAGAAGGCAGAGGCGTGGTCGTTATAGAAGACGACCAGTGTGTCGACTTCTTGCTCCTTCAACCATTGCGCCACGGGCTTGTACCCGTCGAACAAAGGCTTCCACGCCGGGTCCTCTTGCTTGCCCTTGTCGTAAGCGACTCCGATAGTGGGCACGTGTGATGTGCCGATACAGCCGATGATTTGTGCCATTTCGTGCCTCAAAGCTTCACGCCCGCTTCAACCGCTGCCATGCGGTACAGGATTTGGCGCATCATCAAGCCAGGCTTATCCGGTGCGAAATTCAGGTCAAACTGTGGCTCGCTATCATTCAGAATGCCCTCCATGATCCATTCAAGTGCGTCTACATCCTCTTTGTAGGCTTTGGTAGAGGCACTATGCAAATGTTCATCAACGGCGCTGTCCTCAAGCTTGAAGTTTCTGCTGCAAAACCACCAATAGTGGATAGCGTTGTTGCTCTCGGGCGTAAAGATGTGACTAATGTTGAAACGGTAGGTACGCGGCGTGCCACTTGGGTCGTTGTTATCCACGATACGAGCGTAGGCTGTATGCAGCGCAGGTGAGACAAACCGTGCGTCGGAGAAGCGGTCGACCGGCTTGCCTGTCAGGCCGGTAGGCATGGCATAGACACCAGGCGGTGGCGAGTTACGCAACTCCCGATCAATGATGACCGCATTGCCTTCCTCGCGGACCTTCAACCGTGAGCGCGCATATTCGGGCGTTCCGATAGCACCGGGATGAAGGAACGGGAAATGAGTCTGATCCAGTAGGTTCTCATGCATGGCCACGTAGTCAGATTTCAAGTGGAAAAAGCCGCTTACGGATTTCCACTCTGGGCTGGCCAGCCAACTGGTGTCTGGCACCATTGCTTCGTCAGCATGGTCGGCATCACCCATCCAAATCCATATGAGTGCGCCGCGCTCAACAACCGGAAAGCTGCGAACATTTGCATTCGTCGGCACGATAGGCATAGCCGGCATGTTGACACAGCGACCAGACGGGTCAAATTGCATGCCGTGGTACCCGCATACGAGAACGTCACCAACAAGAGTGCCCTTAGACAAAGGAAACGAACGGTGAGGGCAACGGTTGCGTACGGCCACTGGCTCACCGGCCAGCGTCCGGTAGAGAGCGACATCGACGCCCAGCAGACGTCGGCTGATGATGTCGCGCGAAACTTCGCTAGCCAGTGCAGCGACGTACCAGCAGTTGCGCACGAGAGGTGTGGTGTGGTCGGCAAAGCCGCCCAGTTTGAATTCGCGTTCCGTCTGAATCTCGAATTCGATAGGTCGTTCAACGATCAAGTCCATGTGGGTCTCCTTCTTTAAAGCACTTAAGCGTCGAGTACCAGCGATGTGCCGCGTGCGCGGGATACGCAGATACAAAGGCTTTCGTCAGTGGCCTTTTCTTCGGTTGTCAAATAGTGGTCGTGGTGCTCGATTCCGCCTTCGGCCTTTATTACGCGCAGAGGGCACAGACCGCACTCGCCTCGCCGGCAGTCCCAAAGCACAGGTACTCCGTCAGCCAGTAGCGCATCCAAAATGCTCACATTGCTGCCTACGTGCACGGTTCGATTGGAGCGCTGCAAATGCACTTCAAACGGCTTTGCATCGCCTGAAATTGAGGCAGTGAACATCTCACTGCGGACACGCTCAGCAGCCCACCCGAGCGCGGCTCCTGCTGCGTGGGCTGCATCAATCATGGGCTTAGGGCCGCAGATGTAGACCGAGGTGCCTTCAGGCTGTGTACTGAGCAGCGCTAGCAGGTCAGGCTGCCCGTGGCTGTCGCTGTGATGAAAATGAGCGCGCTCGCCGGCCAGTTGGTGCAAGGCGTCGTGGTATGCCATGCTGCCCGCGTTGCGGCCTGAATAAAACACCCGGTAATCGCAGCGTCGACGCGCAAGGCTTCGCGCCATCGAGAATATCGGTGTGATGCCGATGCCACCCGCGATCAGTAGCACATTCTTGTCGCGGCGATCAAGCGGAAAGTTGTTGATCGGTGGACCAATGTGCAAGCGGGTTCCGATCTCAAATGTCGCATGGATGTGTGCCGAACCTCGTGCGTGATCTTCACGCTGAACGGCAATGCGGTAGATGTTGCGGGCGTCATCTTGCAGGTCCGGGCCACCAACCAATGAGTAATGCCGCACTATCAACCCCTTCTCTGGGGAATGCGTGTGTACTGCGATATGCGAACCAGCCGAATAGGTTGGCAATGCACGACCATTAACACTTATCAACAGGTACTCACGCACGCGATCAGTAAGTTGTCGAACGGCCGCGACCTGGACTTCAAAATTTGGACTTGCCATGTGCGCCTCAGCCTCGTTGGCAGGTGATTACATGGCGTGGGAAGTGGCCCGCGCAGTTCATGCGTAGTTTCATCATGCTTGTCTCGTGTTTGTAGTGATGCTGTACAGAATTCTAATTATCGAAATCAAAGATAATTAAACTGAATTTTGGTTTTCAGCTATCGACAAAAAGAATCAATGACGCATCTTTATGCACGTCAAGCGGCCCGTCTGCGAGATTTATAAAAAAATGGCGCCGCGAACGGCGCCATTAACCTTGGAGATGCTTTCTCGATAAGACGGTAAATCAGAACGAGTGGCGAATGCCTGCGCCAATGCCCGTCTGCCCAGCACCAGCTGCTGGTGCGCCGCCTGCTGCAGCGCCACTCACTGAAAGAGCCAAACTTCCATCGTTGCTGATACGTCCAGCAGTTGCATACACCGCCGTACGTTTGGACAGAGCATAGGTGCCACGCACTGCCCACAGATTTGCTTGGTTAGCAGAGTTGCGATAGTCGAGCTTAAAGTACTGAGCTTCAACATTCAGCTGTGGCGTGATCGGATACCCTACACCTACCCACCACAACTTACTACGTGGCGTGGCTGCGCTGCCGTCGTTATGCCGGTCAACAAGGCCGACACCAAGCTTTGCGCCAGCGATCTTTGCCCACCCGTTGATCATTGCCCGGCGATCAGTCTTTGAGCTGCTGGTCAGCCCTGCGAATGCACCGGCACCACCTTTGAATTCGTCTATCGAGCCTGCCACGCCCCATGATTCTGTGTCGTATTTCACCATCGCAGACCAAGCACGGCAGGCAGATTTGTCTGTGCTGCTTTCCCCAGCACAGTTTGTTCCTGAGGGGCTCGGGCCAGCGTTGACTGTATCGCGTCCCAGACTGTAAGTTGCGCCGACATCGAAACCGCCAAACTTTCCTCGGTAGGCGATTGAGTTGTCCACGCGGGCGTTAGGAAAATAACTGTCCAGCGATCCTGACCCAAAGAGATTCGGACCCAGAAGGTCAGAGTCAAGCATGGACCAATACAGCATCGTGTACTGTCGACCCAGTGTCACCGTACCCCATGGGCCTGCGACACCGACGAAACTTTGTCGGCCGAAACCTCGGCCGCCCTGGTTAAGCGTCCCGGAGTCCACTCCAAACCCCATCTCAAGAGTGAAGATCGCGCGAATGCCATTGCCCAGGTCCTCGGCCCCGCGAAATCCCAATCTAGACGGCAGGCTGCCGCTGAGATTGGGCATTCGGGTGAGGCTACCAGTAGGCGTATTGCTTAAGTGCTCTACTGCGGTATCAACCAAACCGTACATCGTGACGCTGCTTTGGGCATGTGCGGACGTATACGCCACGCAAAGAGCTGCCGCAAGCGGTAGCAAGGCGATTTTCTTCATAAAGGAGTCTCCTGTTGTCTTGGAATCATTCGAGAGGGTTGCGTGTGATGTCATCCGTCAACCCATCAGGGCTGTGTGCAGGTGAAATTCGCGGCGTCGTTAGCCTGAGCTTGATTAGCGTTCGCTGGACCTGTATAGCGTGGGTAGCTGGGGTAGGCGCAAAGTGGACGGGTGCGGCCATTGGTTGCTGCAGTAGCTGCTGCCGAGTTGCCGTCGGTTGCGATGATGCGTTGAGGTGCAGTCCCCTTCTCCACCCATTCCTCTAAAGCAGCTAGCCAACCAGCACGCGCACTGAACTGGCCACTTCCGTGACCATAGCCAGGGATGTAATAGAACCTGGCAAACCGATCCATTTCGGCCTGGCCGTTCGCGGCAACCAGGCGATTCCAGTTCTCGACATTGGTGACGCCAGTGATGGAGTTGTCCACGGTCCCGTGGTTCATCAACATCTTTCCGCCCTTTGCGGCGAAGCGACTGTAATCGAGGCTGACGTCGTCCAGCCAACCGGAAACTTGCTGAATCCGCGCCTTGTAGTCGCTTGGATTGAACGTGAAAGGATCAAGAGCAAGGTTTTGCGTCATGATGCCGCGCACAGTAGCAGTCGACAGTCCCATCGGCGTGGACGCCCCGTTCAGCGCAAACGTCGTTGAATCCATCGTCACAGTATCACTGGCGCCAAACCAGGACGCGTTCCAGTTCGCCCCCTCAAGGATGTTCCACTTCGGAAAAGTGGTCCAGCCACCGGCGTATGCGAAGTCAAAAGTCACGGGCGAAGAGATCTTCTCAATCGCGGTGATCTGGGCATCGGAAAAGCAAGTGTTTCCCGTGTCAGCACCGCCCGCGCAGCGCATCGTGGTCTTGATGGTGTTGATATTGAAAGCGCTGTTGCAGGCAGAAATATTGCTAACAATGCCATCGGTAACACCATCTAGTCCATCGCAAGCCGCAAATACCGCATTGAACAGCGTAGCCACCTTGCTAGGAGAAAGCCATGAAGGGCTGGGAACGCCCAAGCCTGCTGAGTGGATGGCTTTTCCTGTGGCATTCTGTCCTGACCACATATGGACAACGTTGAATACTGGATACTGCGCGATCACTCCGTCATAGTCGTCCGGATAGCGTTGGGCAGCTTGCACTGCCTCATGCCCTCCCTGCGAGCCTCCGTTGAAATAGGTGTACTTGGGCTTTTGCGCATACATCTTGTCCACGAGGTACTTGGCGACGTCTATCGTCTTCTTGATTGAATGCTGGCCGAAATTGAGCAATTGCTCTTGGTTAAGTGCAAAGGACGCGTTGGCGTTTGAAGCTGCGTCATGGCCAGAATCAGAGCCTAAGGTCGCATAGCCACGGGCCAGAGGAGTTGGTGTGCTGGGCAGTTCACCAGATGACGAGCCAGTTCCCGTTACCACCGATCCATTGAGGCCGCCACCGCCAAACTGAAGCACCCGCTGGTTCCAGCTTTTGGGCAAATTGACCTGAAATCGAATCGGCTGAGCGGCCGAGTCCACCGGCAAAATAGTGCCTGTCACCAAGCAATACGTTCGCGATTGTCCTCCTGAATCCACATCGTTTGTGTCGACGGCATCGCTTACGTTTGCTCCTTTGGTGGGAAGACCGATTAACGCCGCCGGGATGAATGCGCCGCGCAACGAGCTGCATGCAAGCTTCTGCTCAACATTTGCAAGCGCCGGCCCTGTAGTGTCCTGACTGGCCCCCCGGTCGTCGCTCCCATCGCCGCATCCGGCAACTACGACCATTGCAGATGCAACTGCAACGTGGATTGGTTTCATGAGTGTCTCCTTTTGTTATATGCATTGCGCTGATTGATTCGGTGGAAGGTAAATTAGGTGCGATCAACCCCCTCCGGTGCAGCCAGCCGGAAGTCTGTCGCGCCTCATTTGCGCGTCTATATATGGGGATTTTTGGAGTGCTGCGTCGATGCACTTGCGCGCCCAAGAGGAAGGCAAATTTGACGCAAGCAAGCTCCTCCGGTGTAGCCAACCGAATTTCTTTCGCGCAACATTTGCGCGGGTTTCTACAGCTATTTAGGAGGAGCTGCGCGGAGGCTCCCGCGCACCCAAAAGAGGGTCAGTCCAGCTTAATTTTCGACCTCTGAATCAGTGGGCCCCAGTAGGCCTGCTCTTGTTCCATGAGCTTGGACATTTCAGAGGAAGACATGGTGTAGGGCTCGTAGGTGAAGATCGTGAGCTTCTCACGTATTTCTGGCGACTGCATCACCTTGGCGATCTCTGTATTGAGGCGTTGGATAACGTCTTTGGGAGTGCCCTTTGGCGCCAGCAGGCCGTTCCAGCCGCCAACAGTCCAGTCCTTGGGGGCTCCCGATTCTGCGGCTGTTGGCACCTTGTCGTAGCCTCCGATGCGTCGTGGACCTGCCGCAGCCAAGAATCGCACCTTTCCAGATTGCAACATAGGGCCAGCTGTAGCTGCTGAGGCGATCGCCCAATCTGTCTCTCCCATCGCGAGGCCCGTATAGAGTTGTGAAGACTCCTTATAAGGCACATGGGTCATCTGTATTCCGGTTGAAGCCTCCAACATCAACCCTCCCAGGTGAGCGGGACTGGCGACTCCCCAGGACCCATAGGAAACGCTCTTGGGTTTGGCCTTTGCGGCTGCAATTAGATCGCTCATGGTCTGCCACTTGGAGTTTGCAGACACGGCAACAAAGAAGTAGTTCCGCACCAATGGAGTGATTGGATCAAAGTCACGCGTTGCGCTGTAGGGAAGCTTGTCGAACAGATGCGGCTGAGTACCGATGTGGAAGCTATCCATGTGCACCAGTGTGTAGCCGTCAGGAGCTGCCGTCCTGGCAGCTTGGAAAGCGATGAAGCCACTACCTCCTGGTTTGTTTTCCACCACCACGGGCTGCCCCAGTACAGGACCGAGTTTTTCCGCGAGGTTGCGCAACAACACGTCGGGCCCCTGGCCCGCAGGGAACGGTGTCACGATCTTGATGGGCCTTACGGGATAGGTCTGCGCTTGTGCCAGCGAGGGCGCTGTTTGAGCGATCAGCGCGCATAGGACTGCGCCGAAAAATCCTTGTCTCTTCATATTTGTCTCGTGGAATTGTTGTTACGGTGAGAAAATTCTATTGATCGAGATCAAACACAATTAAACTGTTTTTTGGTTTTCTATTAACGCTTTTTTGAACAAATGGATATCACAACCCACATCCAGACATTTGTCGAAGTGGTTCGATGCAACGGCTTTTCCGAAGCCGCAAGACAGTTGCATGTAGTGCCATCGGTTATCGCCAAGCGTGTCTCTCAGCTGGAGCAGGAACTACAAATCAAGCTGTTCGACAGAACCACCCGCAGAGTAACGCTCACGGAGGCTGGTGAACGCCTGCACGCACGTGCAGCGAGCGTTGTAGCTGAATTCGAGGAATTGATGCACGACGTACGTCGAGACGAAGGAAAACCGGAAGGGCATCTGCGCGTGATGGCACCAACAACTTTGACAATGGAACAACTCGGGGGCGTCTTCTGCTGCTTCTTAGCCGCCCATCCACGTATCACTATGGAAATTTCGCTGGTTGACCGCTCGACCAACCCTGCCGAAAGCGGTTTTGACATAGCGATAAGCGGTCGAGCTGCAAGCTATGAGGGAGTCGTAGATGTACCGCTGTGCCCGGTTAACCTCACGCTATGCGCGGCACCTGCTTACCTTGAACAATTTGGCATGCCGAACCATCCTCGGGACCTGGCTGACCATGCGTGCCTGGCATTTTCGGCCACCGGCTTGACCTGGGCATTTCAGAGTAATCGCGGCGCGTTGACGATCGATGTGCGACCGCGTCTGATCGCTGATGACAACCGCACTTTGTTAAGGGCAGCGCTTCAAGCGCTGGGTGTAGTGGCTCTTCCACAATACATTGCAGGCCCGTCGCTTGATAGTGGTGCACTAGTCGAAGTTCTCCCGAAGTTCCCCCTCCAGGAGAATTGGTTTAAGGCCTATGTACCACGTCGCAAGATGAGTGTTACCAGAGTTCGGGCGTTGCTAGACTACCTTCAGGCCAACTGGTCAAACGTGGGCACTCAATGAGTTTCATCTTCGACCCCACTTGCAAAGCGTTTTTGCATGAACCCACCTTTGCAAATCGGCTTCAACATTAACAATTCAACCGCAACGCGATGCAACGCTACCAGCGAACATAGCGCTTGTAGCTAGAACTGCGAGGATGATGATGCTCCACCATGGCATGAATGTCCTTGTGAAAGAGAGAGACATAATGTGCCGTAGTCTCTAGGCGTTCATGGCCAAGCAACAACTGGATGGTGTGCAGTGACGCCCTGCCCTGATATAGGTGAGACGCGAACGCGTGGCGCAGTGTGTGAGGCGTCAGTTGCAGACCGCATTCGCGTCCATACCGACTAACCATACGTCGCAATTGGTAGTATCGGTAGTCAGGATAGCGTCCGCTACTCACAAACAACTTCGCCGTCGACCGGTTGCCGTGTCCTCCCGCCCTGAGTATCAGTTGTCGCGCTGCTTTGTATTGAGCGATCCAATAATATGCATGCTCTCCAACGACAACCAGGCGCTCTTTGCACCCCTTCCCCCAGATCTGCATGGGTTTTCCCCTTGAAGGAACCTGGTCGAGAGTGAGGTTCAGCAGTTCTGCCGCGCGAAGACCCGACCCATAAAGCAGCTCCAGAACCGCTCGATCTCGCATGCCCTTGGCGGTTGTTGTGTCAGGCAGCTCCATCAACTGCGCGATGTCACCACTCGATGGCGGCACCTTTGGACGGCGTAGGCCACCACGAAGAGGCAGCAGCGCGCGTTGGATACCGAGATCCACAATGCCAGTGTCCTTCGCCCAAGCATATAGTCGTTGAAGCATCCATTGCTTTAGTCGAAGTGCCGACACAGATCTAATACCCCTCCAGCTCAGTAAGAAGACTTGCAGATCGTCGACAGAAGCATGATCCCAAGATCGTCCGGTTGCTTCTAAAAGCCAATTGTTGAAAGCCCTCAACTGAACCTGAAGCACTTGGAGCGTGCTTTCCGCAAGCCCATCTTGAAAAAAAAGATCAGTTAGAAAATCTCCAAAACGGAAATCCCAGCCGGCGGGAACATCCATCGTGCCGGCAACAAGCAAATTATTCATTCATCTACCCGTGTGAATGCCCGCACGAAGAAGCCGCCTCATCGGCGCCTTCTTTGGCTGGCGAGACACACACCTCGACAGTTCAAAATATAGATCAATTCGGAATTGATATGTCAAGCGGAAACCATGATGTATGTAACGCACGGTTTCCGCTGGAGGCAACGCCGACCGCTCCCTAAAGTGCGGTCCATGCAAAAGCAATCACATATCAAAGCAATGCCTCGCGTAGTGAGAGGCAGGCTTGCCGCAGCCGCGGCTTTGTTCGTTGGCCTGACCGCTGGAGCAATAGCTGCAGACGTATCAGAGAAGGTTGCGGCGCAGATCAAGGCCGGCGTCAACGCAAACACGAACGGAGCGGTGCGTGTAGAGCAAATCAATACAACACCGCTCACCAACATCTATGAGGTGATTTCCGAAGGGGAGATATTCTATGTGAATGAAACGGGTCGTTACAGTTTTGTCGGCGGCTCGTTGATGGATTTGAAGAGCAAAACAGACCTGACCGCCTTGCAACAAGACAAGAGGATGGTCATTCCATTCAACAAGCTTCCCCTGCAGCACGCGATTAAGGAAGTGCACGGAGATGGAAGCCGTGTGATGGCGCTCTTCGAAGACCCGTTCTGCCCCATTTGCCGAGTCTTCACAAAGTTTGTCGACCAGATCGACAACGTGACGATCTGTCGCTTCATCTTCCCTATCACTGATCGGCGAAGTCAATCTCTTGCACGGATGGCCTGGTGCTCACGCGACCGTGCCGGCGTGTGGAAAGCCATCATGGACGGCGCACGGCCGCAATTGCCCGAGTCGTGCAACACCGACGGTTTGGTAGAGATCCTCAAGCTCGGTGAGCGCTATGGCATGAACAACACGCCCACCGTGGTGCTGGCAAGCGGCAAGCGCTTGGTTGGCGCCACACCGCCCGAGCAATTCATGGATGAGTTGGAGCGTGGCGGTCGTTTGAAGGCGGACCAACGATGATCGCGCCCGCCTCCGTTCGCCCCCTCATTTCTGCCCTATTCCCTGCGCTTGCCATTGCCATGGCGACAAGCGCTCACGCGCAGTCCTGGGAGACCATGCGAGAAGTCGTCTTCGACGGCTCGGTGTTTTCGTCCACGGGTACAGCGGAGGACCGGGAGATCCTCAAGACAGTTTGGGCAACAGAGCTTTCCGCTTCACGACTGGGCAGTGCAGGAAAGCGCATGCCTGCGTTCGCGCTGCTGGGTGACACCGCAACCGCTGAGGGCAAAGTCATCTTCAGCATGTTCGCCGCTGCGGGGAACACACTTTGCCTGGATGCACCAAATGGCGCGGCAGCCATGGACATCTACAGCGTCTGCACCATGCGTGTCATCGCTTGGCCGCCAAGACCTGGACTGCGCGCCATTGAACTCCCCGGCTACTGCATGTTGTACGCCAATACCGACCGATCGCAGAACCGCGTCGAGTACCGCATAGAGCAGTCCCAGCCAGCCCTGACGATTCGATTCCGGGCATGGCAGTTCGGCAAAGTCATTCCCGCATGTAATCGCGCTATGCGCCTGAGCTAGACATGAGCTGCCGCTTTTTCCTGCGTCTATCCAAGCTTGCGTGGCTATTGCCAGCCGTGGCTTTGGCCGCCATCGTCAGCTCTGCAGACATTACCCAAGCCATTCAAAACTCGCCAAATGCGAGTGCCTGGCTCAAGCAGAACGCGCAGGCCGTGGCCAACCTTGCTATCAACGTTGAATCGGGCGGCAACACCAGCGCATTCAACGGCAGCTGCTGCTATGGCGTCCTGCAGATGAACAGGACAAACATCGCCAAGTATGCAGGAGTGACACCTGAACAGTATCGCCAACTGCCCCTGCAGGCCCAGATCGATGCTTGGTCCCAACTGACCGCCGACGCCATGCGCTCCGGCGTGGTCCGCCAATTGATTGGCTTGGGCACTTTTGATGGGCGCGCCGTTGACGGGAATCTGGTGCTCGCTTGCGTGCAGCTTGGCATCGGCAACTGCCAGCGAATGATTAACTCAGGGTCTTGCCGTGGCTTTGCCGACAGCAATGGCACATCTATATGCGACATGGCCGACAGGATGGCCAATGGACGACCTACCAACCCAGGCAACACCAACCCGCCCGGAAACGGCTCTGGAAGCACGGGTGGCAACGGTGGCACCGGGTTGGGGGGGAACAGCTGCCCGCGAGACGCCACCGGTGCATGCATGGAAGTCTCGGCAGCAATGCAGCAAGGCTTCCTGCAGGGCTCCGGGATGCAGATGCCCAGCCTCAAGCAAATGCTCCTTGCAGGAAGCGGCGCGTTTTTCTTTCTTGTCAC
This region of Comamonas thiooxydans genomic DNA includes:
- a CDS encoding tannase/feruloyl esterase family alpha/beta hydrolase, giving the protein MKPIHVAVASAMVVVAGCGDGSDDRGASQDTTGPALANVEQKLACSSLRGAFIPAALIGLPTKGANVSDAVDTNDVDSGGQSRTYCLVTGTILPVDSAAQPIRFQVNLPKSWNQRVLQFGGGGLNGSVVTGTGSSSGELPSTPTPLARGYATLGSDSGHDAASNANASFALNQEQLLNFGQHSIKKTIDVAKYLVDKMYAQKPKYTYFNGGSQGGHEAVQAAQRYPDDYDGVIAQYPVFNVVHMWSGQNATGKAIHSAGLGVPSPSWLSPSKVATLFNAVFAACDGLDGVTDGIVSNISACNSAFNINTIKTTMRCAGGADTGNTCFSDAQITAIEKISSPVTFDFAYAGGWTTFPKWNILEGANWNASWFGASDTVTMDSTTFALNGASTPMGLSTATVRGIMTQNLALDPFTFNPSDYKARIQQVSGWLDDVSLDYSRFAAKGGKMLMNHGTVDNSITGVTNVENWNRLVAANGQAEMDRFARFYYIPGYGHGSGQFSARAGWLAALEEWVEKGTAPQRIIATDGNSAAATAATNGRTRPLCAYPSYPRYTGPANANQAQANDAANFTCTQP
- a CDS encoding tripartite tricarboxylate transporter substrate binding protein — encoded protein: MKRQGFFGAVLCALIAQTAPSLAQAQTYPVRPIKIVTPFPAGQGPDVLLRNLAEKLGPVLGQPVVVENKPGGSGFIAFQAARTAAPDGYTLVHMDSFHIGTQPHLFDKLPYSATRDFDPITPLVRNYFFVAVSANSKWQTMSDLIAAAKAKPKSVSYGSWGVASPAHLGGLMLEASTGIQMTHVPYKESSQLYTGLAMGETDWAIASAATAGPMLQSGKVRFLAAAGPRRIGGYDKVPTAAESGAPKDWTVGGWNGLLAPKGTPKDVIQRLNTEIAKVMQSPEIREKLTIFTYEPYTMSSSEMSKLMEQEQAYWGPLIQRSKIKLD
- a CDS encoding LysR family transcriptional regulator, with the protein product MDITTHIQTFVEVVRCNGFSEAARQLHVVPSVIAKRVSQLEQELQIKLFDRTTRRVTLTEAGERLHARAASVVAEFEELMHDVRRDEGKPEGHLRVMAPTTLTMEQLGGVFCCFLAAHPRITMEISLVDRSTNPAESGFDIAISGRAASYEGVVDVPLCPVNLTLCAAPAYLEQFGMPNHPRDLADHACLAFSATGLTWAFQSNRGALTIDVRPRLIADDNRTLLRAALQALGVVALPQYIAGPSLDSGALVEVLPKFPLQENWFKAYVPRRKMSVTRVRALLDYLQANWSNVGTQ
- a CDS encoding tyrosine-type recombinase/integrase gives rise to the protein MNNLLVAGTMDVPAGWDFRFGDFLTDLFFQDGLAESTLQVLQVQLRAFNNWLLEATGRSWDHASVDDLQVFLLSWRGIRSVSALRLKQWMLQRLYAWAKDTGIVDLGIQRALLPLRGGLRRPKVPPSSGDIAQLMELPDTTTAKGMRDRAVLELLYGSGLRAAELLNLTLDQVPSRGKPMQIWGKGCKERLVVVGEHAYYWIAQYKAARQLILRAGGHGNRSTAKLFVSSGRYPDYRYYQLRRMVSRYGRECGLQLTPHTLRHAFASHLYQGRASLHTIQLLLGHERLETTAHYVSLFHKDIHAMVEHHHPRSSSYKRYVRW
- a CDS encoding DsbC family protein translates to MPRVVRGRLAAAAALFVGLTAGAIAADVSEKVAAQIKAGVNANTNGAVRVEQINTTPLTNIYEVISEGEIFYVNETGRYSFVGGSLMDLKSKTDLTALQQDKRMVIPFNKLPLQHAIKEVHGDGSRVMALFEDPFCPICRVFTKFVDQIDNVTICRFIFPITDRRSQSLARMAWCSRDRAGVWKAIMDGARPQLPESCNTDGLVEILKLGERYGMNNTPTVVLASGKRLVGATPPEQFMDELERGGRLKADQR